In Raphanus sativus cultivar WK10039 chromosome 5, ASM80110v3, whole genome shotgun sequence, the following proteins share a genomic window:
- the LOC108860173 gene encoding uncharacterized protein LOC108860173, with the protein MKRDKKKQKLEEEEQMKMEVVLEEQVDALAAAATVAAAAAVEEEEELWGMRLKEGYFVVDELMTWSTVLPSCWDVEFVEKNYGVLFEDVVWDDDIWNLNTSTQLPPLDNNIIQD; encoded by the coding sequence ATGAAGAGggataaaaagaaacaaaaactagAGGAAGAGGAGCAGATGAAAATGGAGGTGGTGCTGGAGGAGCAAGTTGATGCATTGGCTGCAGCAGCGACGGTGGCTGCGGCTGCGGCagtagaagaggaggaggagttgTGGGGTATGAGGCTCAAGGAAGGATACTTTGTGGTCGACGAGCTGATGACATGGAGCACTGTGTTGCCTTCATGCTGGGACGTGGAGTTTGTCGAGAAAAACTATGGAGTTTTGTTCGAAGATGTTGTTTGGGACGATGATATTTGGAATTTGAACACTTCTACTCAGCTTCCACCTTTAGATAATAACATAATACAAGATTGA